The following coding sequences lie in one Maylandia zebra isolate NMK-2024a linkage group LG14, Mzebra_GT3a, whole genome shotgun sequence genomic window:
- the eml2 gene encoding echinoderm microtubule-associated protein-like 2 isoform X1 — translation MSERVASCGSLYDSTNLLLQYCNNDDTVSASSNMDMEDRVSHLEQRLQLQEDEIQLLKAALADALRRLGYCEEQSQGKQPAGVHAGRRSLATTAAAPPTKVRQLLQALPSRPLSNGYIQQKRLLSSPSSPKKEVLQSIKRKSMSTERLTLVRREMGAESRSRTTSSSSSSGGKSKSKECTFNAEDSYVRMFLRGRPVTMHVPDQQKGTYSLDQKVALPDHKLKLQWVYGYRGRDCRSNLYLLPTGEIVYFNASVVVLYNTEEQQQRHYLGHNDDVKCLSVHPDMVTIATGQVAGNSKDGKLLAPHVRVWDSVSLNTLHVLGTGVFDRAVTCVAFSKSNGGTFLCAVDDANDHILSVWNWQKEKQLAEVKCSNDSVLAAVFHPMDTNLIVTCGKSHINFWTMEGNTLTKRQGLFEKHEKPKYVLCVAFAENGDAITGDSSGNLYIWAKGGTRISQVVSAAHEGGIFSVCVLKDGTMVSGGGKDRKVVLWDHDYRKKATMEVGESFGPVRALAEGKPGELFVGTTKNAIIRAAFPDTLTPIVQGHTDELWGLDIHPTMEQFVTCSQDKQVHLWDAHSHQPLWSKTIEDPGRSAGFHPSGAVLAVGTMTGKWLVLDTDTRDLVSMHTDGNEIISNVKYSPDGNFLAVASHDNFVYIYAVTENGRKYSRVGKCTGHSSFVTHVDWSKNSQYLVTNSGDYEILFWEASSGKHVTNMDTVRNLEWATSTCTLSFNTFGIWPDGADGTDINAACRSHDGSLLSSADDFGKVHLFSFPCSQPRAPSQEYGGHSSHVTNVAFLHDDSHLISTGGKDTSILQWVVA, via the exons ATGACACTGTGTCGGCGAGCAGTAACATGGACATGGAGGACCGGGTGTCTCACCTGGAGCAGAGGCTGCAGTTGCAAGAGGACGAGATCCAGCTGCTGAAGGCGGCTCTGGCTGATGCCCTGCGCCGGCTCGGCTATTGTGAGGAGCAGAGCCAAGGGAAGCAACCAGCAGGCGTTCATGCTGGGAGGAGATCTCTGGCCACTACAGCTGCGGCACCACCTACCAAGG tgcGACAGCTCCTGCAGGCTCTTCCCTCCCGACCTCTGAGTAATGGCTACATTCAACAGAAACGTCTCCTTTCTTCGCCTTCATCTCCAAAGAAAGAGGTGCTACAGTCTATAAAGAG AAAGAGTATGTCCACAGAACGTCTCACCCTGGTGAGGAGAGAGATGGGGGCGGAGAGTCGGAGTCGAACAACATCCTCCAGCAGCTCCTCTGGTGGCAAAAG CAAATCCAAAGAATGCACTTTCAATGCag AGGACAGCTACGTGAGGATGTTCCTCCGCGGCCGTCCCGTCACCATGCACGTCCCAGACCAGCAGAAGGGGACTTACAGCCTTGACCAGAAGGTGGCGCTGCCTGACCATAAGCTCAAACTGCAGTGGGT TTATGGCTACCGTGGTCGTGACTGCCGCTCCAACCTGTACCTGCTTCCCACGGGAGAGATTGTCTACTTCAATGCTTCAGTGGTGGTGCTGTACAacacagaggagcagcagcagagacacTACCTGGGCCACAACGATGACGTCAAATG CCTGAGTGTGCATCCTGACATGGTTACCATAGCAACAGGACAAGTGGCTGGAAACTCTAAAGATGGAAAG ctgCTGGCTCCCCATGTTCGCGTCTGGGATTCTGTGAGCCTCAACACGCTCCATGTGCTTGGAACGGGAGTGTTCGATAGAGCGGTCACCTGTGTGGCTTTCTCAAAGTCG AATGGCGGCACCTTCCTTTGCGCTGTGGATGATGCCAACGATCACATCTTGTCAGTCTGGAACTGGCAGAAGGAGAAGCAGCTGGCTGAAGTCAAG TGCTCCAATGACTCTGTGCTGGCCGCTGTGTTTCATCCCATGGACACCAACCTGATTGTTACCTGTGGAAAATCTCACATCAACTTCTGGACCATGGAGGGGAACACTCTCACCAAGAGACAGGGCCTGTTTGAG AAACACGAGAAACCAAAGTATGTGTTGTGTGTGGCATTCGCTGAGAATGGAGACGCCATCACAGGAGACTCCAGTGGGAACCTCTACATCTGGGCCAAAG GTGGTACCCGCATCAGCCAGGTGGTGTCAGCGGCGCACGAGGGCGGCATTTTCTCAGTGTGTGTTCTCAAGGACGGCACCATGGTGTCTGGAGGGGGGAAAGACCGCAAGGTGGTGCTGTGGGACCACGATTACAGAAAAAAGGCAACGATGGAG gTGGGAGAGTCCTTCGGTCCTGTTCGTGCTCTGGCTGAAGGTAAACCCGGAGAACTCTTTGTTGGAACCACCAAGAATGCAATCATCAGAGCTGCCTTCCCTGATACATTAACACCTATTGTGCAG GGTCACACCGATGAGCTGTGGGGTCTGGACATCCATCCCACCATGGAGCAGTTTGTTACCTGCTCACAGGACAAACAAGTTCACCTCTGGGATGCCCACTCCCACCAGCCCCTGTGGAGCAAGACCATCGAG GATCCAGGGAGGTCTGCAGGCTTCCATCCCAGCGGGGCTGTTCTGGCTGTGGGGACCATGACTGGAAA GTGGTTGGTGCTGGACACTGACACTCGGGATCTTGTTTCTATGCACACAGATGGCAATGAGATCATTTCCAATGTCAAGTACTCTCCGG ACGGTAACTTCCTGGCTGTCGCTTCCCATGATAACTTTGTTTACATCTATGCTGTAACTGAAAACGGCCGAAAGTACAGCCGTGTGGGGAAATGCACT GGACACTCCAGCTTTGTTACCCATGTGGACTGGTCGAAAAACAGCCAGTACCTTGTCACCAACTCAGGAGACTATGAGATCCTCTTCT GGGAGGCATCCAGTGGtaaacatgtgaccaacatgGACACAGTGCGCAACCTGGAGTGGGCCACCTCCACCTGCACTCTGAGCTTCAACACGTTTG GAATCTGGCCAGATGGAGCAGATGGCACAGACATCAATGCTGCGTGCAGGTCACATGATGGATCCCTGCTGTCCTCTGCTGATGACTTTGGCAAAGTGCACTTGTTCTCCTTCCCCTGCTCTCAACCAAGG GCTCCAAGTCAAGAATACGGTGGCCATAGCAGTCACGTGACCAACGTTGCCTTCCTGCACGATGACAGTCACCTGATCTCCACTGGTGGGAAGGACACCAGCATCCTGCAGTGGGTGGTTGCCTAG
- the eml2 gene encoding echinoderm microtubule-associated protein-like 2 isoform X2, whose product MKKSPSKSKECTFNAEDSYVRMFLRGRPVTMHVPDQQKGTYSLDQKVALPDHKLKLQWVYGYRGRDCRSNLYLLPTGEIVYFNASVVVLYNTEEQQQRHYLGHNDDVKCLSVHPDMVTIATGQVAGNSKDGKLLAPHVRVWDSVSLNTLHVLGTGVFDRAVTCVAFSKSNGGTFLCAVDDANDHILSVWNWQKEKQLAEVKCSNDSVLAAVFHPMDTNLIVTCGKSHINFWTMEGNTLTKRQGLFEKHEKPKYVLCVAFAENGDAITGDSSGNLYIWAKGGTRISQVVSAAHEGGIFSVCVLKDGTMVSGGGKDRKVVLWDHDYRKKATMEVGESFGPVRALAEGKPGELFVGTTKNAIIRAAFPDTLTPIVQGHTDELWGLDIHPTMEQFVTCSQDKQVHLWDAHSHQPLWSKTIEDPGRSAGFHPSGAVLAVGTMTGKWLVLDTDTRDLVSMHTDGNEIISNVKYSPDGNFLAVASHDNFVYIYAVTENGRKYSRVGKCTGHSSFVTHVDWSKNSQYLVTNSGDYEILFWEASSGKHVTNMDTVRNLEWATSTCTLSFNTFGIWPDGADGTDINAACRSHDGSLLSSADDFGKVHLFSFPCSQPRAPSQEYGGHSSHVTNVAFLHDDSHLISTGGKDTSILQWVVA is encoded by the exons ATGAAGAAATCACCCAG CAAATCCAAAGAATGCACTTTCAATGCag AGGACAGCTACGTGAGGATGTTCCTCCGCGGCCGTCCCGTCACCATGCACGTCCCAGACCAGCAGAAGGGGACTTACAGCCTTGACCAGAAGGTGGCGCTGCCTGACCATAAGCTCAAACTGCAGTGGGT TTATGGCTACCGTGGTCGTGACTGCCGCTCCAACCTGTACCTGCTTCCCACGGGAGAGATTGTCTACTTCAATGCTTCAGTGGTGGTGCTGTACAacacagaggagcagcagcagagacacTACCTGGGCCACAACGATGACGTCAAATG CCTGAGTGTGCATCCTGACATGGTTACCATAGCAACAGGACAAGTGGCTGGAAACTCTAAAGATGGAAAG ctgCTGGCTCCCCATGTTCGCGTCTGGGATTCTGTGAGCCTCAACACGCTCCATGTGCTTGGAACGGGAGTGTTCGATAGAGCGGTCACCTGTGTGGCTTTCTCAAAGTCG AATGGCGGCACCTTCCTTTGCGCTGTGGATGATGCCAACGATCACATCTTGTCAGTCTGGAACTGGCAGAAGGAGAAGCAGCTGGCTGAAGTCAAG TGCTCCAATGACTCTGTGCTGGCCGCTGTGTTTCATCCCATGGACACCAACCTGATTGTTACCTGTGGAAAATCTCACATCAACTTCTGGACCATGGAGGGGAACACTCTCACCAAGAGACAGGGCCTGTTTGAG AAACACGAGAAACCAAAGTATGTGTTGTGTGTGGCATTCGCTGAGAATGGAGACGCCATCACAGGAGACTCCAGTGGGAACCTCTACATCTGGGCCAAAG GTGGTACCCGCATCAGCCAGGTGGTGTCAGCGGCGCACGAGGGCGGCATTTTCTCAGTGTGTGTTCTCAAGGACGGCACCATGGTGTCTGGAGGGGGGAAAGACCGCAAGGTGGTGCTGTGGGACCACGATTACAGAAAAAAGGCAACGATGGAG gTGGGAGAGTCCTTCGGTCCTGTTCGTGCTCTGGCTGAAGGTAAACCCGGAGAACTCTTTGTTGGAACCACCAAGAATGCAATCATCAGAGCTGCCTTCCCTGATACATTAACACCTATTGTGCAG GGTCACACCGATGAGCTGTGGGGTCTGGACATCCATCCCACCATGGAGCAGTTTGTTACCTGCTCACAGGACAAACAAGTTCACCTCTGGGATGCCCACTCCCACCAGCCCCTGTGGAGCAAGACCATCGAG GATCCAGGGAGGTCTGCAGGCTTCCATCCCAGCGGGGCTGTTCTGGCTGTGGGGACCATGACTGGAAA GTGGTTGGTGCTGGACACTGACACTCGGGATCTTGTTTCTATGCACACAGATGGCAATGAGATCATTTCCAATGTCAAGTACTCTCCGG ACGGTAACTTCCTGGCTGTCGCTTCCCATGATAACTTTGTTTACATCTATGCTGTAACTGAAAACGGCCGAAAGTACAGCCGTGTGGGGAAATGCACT GGACACTCCAGCTTTGTTACCCATGTGGACTGGTCGAAAAACAGCCAGTACCTTGTCACCAACTCAGGAGACTATGAGATCCTCTTCT GGGAGGCATCCAGTGGtaaacatgtgaccaacatgGACACAGTGCGCAACCTGGAGTGGGCCACCTCCACCTGCACTCTGAGCTTCAACACGTTTG GAATCTGGCCAGATGGAGCAGATGGCACAGACATCAATGCTGCGTGCAGGTCACATGATGGATCCCTGCTGTCCTCTGCTGATGACTTTGGCAAAGTGCACTTGTTCTCCTTCCCCTGCTCTCAACCAAGG GCTCCAAGTCAAGAATACGGTGGCCATAGCAGTCACGTGACCAACGTTGCCTTCCTGCACGATGACAGTCACCTGATCTCCACTGGTGGGAAGGACACCAGCATCCTGCAGTGGGTGGTTGCCTAG